The Carassius carassius chromosome 34, fCarCar2.1, whole genome shotgun sequence genome has a segment encoding these proteins:
- the LOC132114816 gene encoding dematin-like, with translation MMMHKQSSCTSPGSVCSLRGRGVPGSPSVTVVAKMDNQVIGYKDLAAIPKDKAILDIERPDLMIYEPHFSYSPMERSLSPRSISPLLSPESSLSKDVYERDWSELSKSITISTKVPHQQQHFHRPDNGTNIYKKPPIYKQDVSAAVPHSKHMMDLIIESSKFPAAEPPDPNQPAKIEMDYWPCPPSLAVIEKERRKNVASKMAEGEEGEEDDTYDDSDLSKDMWRLRQMQKQELNKIQSNLGKLILKEEIERSAPVRRKTRSLPDRTHMHLASKSPSFPSYTKIGLTRLQSAEFSSSNSDKGSQSKCGDYYISILFYLYYKEIFAMFYTSCSLYCYLFLSLFTDFQNGDAQSRRIDRGNSLPSMLEQKIYPYEMLIVTHRGRNKLPPGVDRTRLERNLSPEEFQNVFGMSTEEFDRLSLWKRNDLKKKVSLF, from the exons ATGATGATGCATAAG cagTCGTCCTGTACCTCGCCGGGCAGCGTTTGTTCTCTTCGTGGAAGAGGTGTTCCTGGATCCCCATCGGTCACTGTAGTG GCCAAAATGGACAATCAAGTGATTGGGTATAAGGATCTAGCAGCTATACCTAAAGACAAGGCCATTCTGGACATAGAGAGGCCTGACCTGATGATTTATGAGCCCCACTTCAGCTATTCACCGATGGAG AGGTCATTATCTCCTCGTTCAATCTCCCCTCTTCTATCTCCAGAG AGCAGTCTATCAAAGGATGTCTATGAGAGGGATTGGTCAGAGCTGAGTAAAAGCATCACCATCAGCACTAAAGTCCCACACCAGCAACAGCACTTCCACAGGCCAG ACAATGGAACCAATATATACAAGAAGCCACCAATATATAAACAAG ATGTCTCAGCAGCCGTTCCACACAGTAAACACATGATGGATTTAATCATCGAGTCATCCAAGTTTCCCGCCGCAGAACCTCCAGACCCCAACCAGCCCGCTAAGATAGAGATGGACTACTGGCCCTGCCCTCCCTCGCTAGCTGTTATAG AGAAAGAGCGAAGGAAGAATGTGGCATCCAAGATGGCTGAGGGAGAGGAGGGTGAGGAGGATGACACGTATGATGACAGCGATCTGTCTAAAGACATGTGGAGACTTCGGCAGATGCAGAAACAGGAGCTCAACAAG ATTCAGTCCAATCTAGGAAAACTGATACTGAAGGAGGAGATTGAGAGATCGGCCCCTGTCCGAAGGAAAACACGGTCTCTGCCCGACAGGACACACATGCATCTGG CCTCCAAATCCCCCTCATTTCCTTCCTACACTAAGATTGGCCTGACTAGG CTCCAGTCTGCAGAGTTCTCCTCTTCAAACAGTGATAAAGGGAGTCAAAGTAAGTGTGGGGATTATtacatttctattctattctatttatactacaaaGAG ATCTTTGCCATGTTTTATACCTCCTGCTCATTGTATTGttatttgtttctctctctttttacagATTTCCAG AATGGAGATGCCCAAAGCAGAAGGATCGACAGAGGGAATTCACTCCCTAGTATGCTGGAACAAAAG ATTTACCCGTATGAGATGCTCATTGTGACTCACAGAGGCAGAAACAAACTCCCTCCTGGTGTAGACAGGACAAGACTGGAG AGGAACCTGTCACCTGAGGAATTCCAGAATGTCTTTGGAATGTCCACTGAGGAATTCGACCGACTCTCCCTTTGGAAGAGGAACGACCTGAAAAAGAAAGTCTCTCTCTTCTAG